From Halomarina ordinaria:
CGCCAGCGACGACGGCGGCGAAGGCGAGCGCCGCCCGGCGTCGGACGCCGGGGACGTCGGGGTGCGACCGGGGCACCGGGCGGGCGGGGAACGTCACGGGACGGCGCGCGAGGAGCGCGACGCAGGCCGCGACCGTGAGCACCGGGAGGAGGACGTCGTAGAGGGCGACCACGACGGGGAGCGTGAGGCGGACGCCCGCGGCGCGGCCGGCCGGGAGGACGGCCACGAGCGCGAGTGGGAGGAACACGCCGAAGGCGTAGAGCGCCGACAGCGGCCCCGAGAGCGACGCCGTCGCGTCGGCCAGTCGCTCGCGCGTCCCGTCGAGGACGGCGCGCGTCGCGCGGTCGAGCGCCCGGGCGCGCTCGCCGGCGGGGGCGGCGCTCGCCGCCTCGATGAGGTGCGTCGCGCGCCGGAGCGCCGGGTACGCCTCGCCCCACCGCTCGCCGAAGGCGGCGAGGCCCGACCCGGGGGTTCCGCGGGCGGCCTCGACGTGCCGAGCGAGGCTCGCCGCGAGCGGACCGCGACCGGTCCGCGCGGCGAAGGCGGCGGCCGTCTCCGCCGTGGGCGTCAGGCGCATCCGGAGGACGGCGCGGCTGACGAGGTCGGGGGCGGCACCGAGCGCCGCCGTCCGCCGGGCGCGCGCGACCCACGGCGGGAGGTGACAGACGCCGACGGCGAGGAGGGTGCCGACGGCGACGGCACCGAGCGCGACGGTCACGGCCGAGCGAGGGACGAGCAGGCCGCCGGCGACGAGGACGAGCGCCGCGCCCGTCCCGCCGAGCGCGAGCGCCCGGTCGAACACGTCGCGAAGCGTTCGGTCCGTCGGGAGCGCCCGGAGGACGGCCTCGTAGCGCTCGCGCGAGCGTCCCGCGACGGCGGGGACGAGGCGCCGGGCGAGACGGCGGCGGTCCGTGCTCGTGACCCACCCGAACGTGTCGGTCCTCATCGACCCCGGCGGCGGGCGTGTTCGGTCACGACGCGCTCGGCGTCGGTCAGGTCGTCGCCGACCAGTCGCTCGAACCACTCGTGCCGGGCGTCGAGGGCCGCCAGGAGGTCGGCGTAGCGCTCGTCGGGGCGCGCGAGCGCCGGAAGGAGGTCGCTCTCGCCCCGGGCGACGCGACCGGTCGGGACGAGGCCCTCCGTCCCCCGGTCGTAGAGAGGGACGAAGCCGACGCCCTCCGCGGTCGCGCGGACCTCCTCGATACCAGTCACCCGGCGACCGTCGGGCGTGGCCGCGCAGGTGACGAGCAGGTCGGTCGTACCGACGGCACCCTCGGGGACGTCGAGGTCGGAGACGAGTCGTTCCCGGACGGAGGCGCCGTCGTCGCCGTGGATCGTCCCGAGGACGGCCGCGTCGTTCGCGCCGACGCGCATCGCCTCGAAGAGCGCGCGCGCCTCCGTCCCTCGGACCTCGCCGACGACGAGCGCGCCGTCGCCCAGTCGGAGCGCGGTCCGGACCGCGTCGGCCGGTGCGAGGCCGCCGTCGTCGGTCCGGAGTCGCTGGACGTCGCGGCCCTGCTCGCGGAGCGCGCTCACCGGAAGCTCGGGGGTGTCCTCGATGGCGACGACCCGTGTCGCGGCGGGGAGTTCCCAGCAGAGCGCCGAGAGCAGCGTCGTCTTGCCGGCGCCGCGCCCGCCGGCGACGAGGCAGGCGGCGTCGCGGTCGACCGCCAGCGAGCAGAGCGCCGCCGCGGCCGCCGGGAGCGTCCCGTTGGCGACGAGCGCGGGGAGCGTCCACGCCTCGCGCTCGTGGGCGCGGAAGGCGAAGCCGACGCCGTCGCTCACGGGGTCGGTCACGCCGGCGACGCGGACCCGACGGCCGGCGGCGGTCGTCGCCGCGTCGAGCGTCGGGGCGGCTCGGGAGAACGCCCGACCGCTCGTCCGTCGGAAGCGCGACGCGAGCGTCTCGACGCCCCGGCGGGTCAGTCGGACGTTCGTCCGGAGGGTCTCGTCGGCCACGCGGACGCGGAGCGGGGCGGCGGCGGCCGGGGCGGTCACGAACACGTCCGAGCAGTCGGGGTCGGCGAAGAAGTCGTCGAGCACGCCCACGCCGGCGGTGTGTTTCCGGAGGACGGCGACGAGGTCTTCGACGGAGACGTCCCCGTCCGCGACGGCCCTGACGGCTCGACCGGCCGCGCGGTCGCCACCCACCTCGCCGCGGGCGAGGCGCTCGGCCGCCGCGTCGAGCGTCCGGAGCGCCGCGGCGTCGAACGTGTGTTCGACCGGGACGAGGTGGTAGAGCGGGAGTTCGTCCGCCGGGCGCTCGTAGCGCCGGACGACCGCCCCGGAGTCGAGTTCCCGGCGGTCGACCAGCCGAGCGTCTGACGGCGGTCGAACGGCGACCCGCGAGCGGGCGACGGTCGGTCCCACCGCGGGACGGAGGGCGTCTTCGTACCCGTCGGCCCGGGCCGCCCCCTCGACGAGACCGCACTCGGCGGCGACGCGAGCGAGCGGGCCGGCACGCCCGGCCGCCTGTTCGGCGGCGAGCAGGGGGTCGCGCCGGGCGCGGTCGGCGAGGCGTCCGTCGTAGTGGGCGGCCGCGGCGACGAAGCGCCCGGCGGCGACGAGGAACGCGGCCGCAGCGCCGCGGTAGGCACGCTCGACGCCCGCCGCGCGGACGGTGACCCGCTCGACGTCGCGGTCGGTCAGCGCGTCGACCACGGCCGCGCGGCAGCCGGGCGAGCGTTCGAGAACGCCGTCGGCGTCGCAGTCCGTCGCGTCGACGTGGAGCGTCTCACCCTCGACGCGAGGGAGACAGCCGCAGCCGCGGTCGGTCGCGCCGTCGGCGCGGAAGCGGTCGAGGTCGATACCGAACATGGACGGCGCTGGTCGCCCTCCACGTCATAAACCTACGCCCGCCGGAGGACGGCGACCCCGTCCGGGTGGTCGGGTCGGCGCTCACAGGTCAGCGAGAGGCGGTGCGTGCCCGCCCCGCGCAGGACGAGCGGGTCCGCGTCGACGACCACCGGCACGTCGAACCGACGGTCGTCGGGGGGTGCGCCCCGAACCCGCCAGTGGACGCCCCCGGCGTCGATTCGCACCCGCTCGACCCCCGCCCGCGCGAGCGACCGCTCGGGAAGCGTCACCGGGACGGACCGTCGCGCGCCGGGCGTCCCGGGGGCGACGGGTGCGCTGTCGAGGCAGACGTTCTCGGCGGCCGTCGCGAGGCCGTCGGCCCGGCGGTCGAGGGCCGCATCGCTCGCGGCCACCCCCGCGCGGTCGATGGCGGGGAGCGAGACGCCGACGAGCGCGACGGTCAGCAGGACCGCGAGGACGACCCGGAGCGTCACGACAGGGCGTCCCGGAGGCGAGCGACTATCCCGCGGTCGGCGTCGTCACGAGCCCCCCCTCCGTCGGTCACCGCGGGGTCGGGGCGGTCGTCGTCCGTCACCGGCGTCGCCAACGAGGCGGCCGGTGTCGTCGCGTCGGCCGACGCGAGCGGGGCGTCCGTTCCGGCACCGTCGAGCGTCGCCTCCAGTTCCTCGACGGCGGCCAGCGCCGCGTCGGCGCGGCGCTCGACCTCGCGGTCGGCGTGGCGAACCTGCCCGACGTACCCCCGGACCGCCCGCGTCGCGGCTTCCACGTCGGCGAGGCGGTCGTCGAGGTCGTCCAGCCGGGTTTCGACCGCCGCGAGTCGGGCCGCGCGGTCGGCCTCGGGCGCGAGGTCGGGCAGG
This genomic window contains:
- a CDS encoding type II secretion system F family protein produces the protein MRTDTFGWVTSTDRRRLARRLVPAVAGRSRERYEAVLRALPTDRTLRDVFDRALALGGTGAALVLVAGGLLVPRSAVTVALGAVAVGTLLAVGVCHLPPWVARARRTAALGAAPDLVSRAVLRMRLTPTAETAAAFAARTGRGPLAASLARHVEAARGTPGSGLAAFGERWGEAYPALRRATHLIEAASAAPAGERARALDRATRAVLDGTRERLADATASLSGPLSALYAFGVFLPLALVAVLPAGRAAGVRLTLPVVVALYDVLLPVLTVAACVALLARRPVTFPARPVPRSHPDVPGVRRRAALAFAAVVAGGGSATALAAAVLPVWTLPLAAVGVGSGAALLVWFRPAVAVRRRVRRAEDGLSDALYLVGRRVDEGRSVERAVELAAEEVSGETGDVLARAARRQRQLRVGVREAFLGEHGALARTPSTRLRSTADLLAVAAREGRPAGRAVVSMADHVEELRTVERRSRRELSRLTATLSNTAAAFGPLVAGVTVALAAALDGRSLSAGASTLPTDGLGLAVGAYVLVLACVLTALATGLDRGFDRALVGYRVGGALCSATVVYLAGFAGARLLA
- a CDS encoding DUF7311 family protein; the encoded protein is MTLRVVLAVLLTVALVGVSLPAIDRAGVAASDAALDRRADGLATAAENVCLDSAPVAPGTPGARRSVPVTLPERSLARAGVERVRIDAGGVHWRVRGAPPDDRRFDVPVVVDADPLVLRGAGTHRLSLTCERRPDHPDGVAVLRRA
- a CDS encoding ATPase, T2SS/T4P/T4SS family; the protein is MFGIDLDRFRADGATDRGCGCLPRVEGETLHVDATDCDADGVLERSPGCRAAVVDALTDRDVERVTVRAAGVERAYRGAAAAFLVAAGRFVAAAAHYDGRLADRARRDPLLAAEQAAGRAGPLARVAAECGLVEGAARADGYEDALRPAVGPTVARSRVAVRPPSDARLVDRRELDSGAVVRRYERPADELPLYHLVPVEHTFDAAALRTLDAAAERLARGEVGGDRAAGRAVRAVADGDVSVEDLVAVLRKHTAGVGVLDDFFADPDCSDVFVTAPAAAAPLRVRVADETLRTNVRLTRRGVETLASRFRRTSGRAFSRAAPTLDAATTAAGRRVRVAGVTDPVSDGVGFAFRAHEREAWTLPALVANGTLPAAAAALCSLAVDRDAACLVAGGRGAGKTTLLSALCWELPAATRVVAIEDTPELPVSALREQGRDVQRLRTDDGGLAPADAVRTALRLGDGALVVGEVRGTEARALFEAMRVGANDAAVLGTIHGDDGASVRERLVSDLDVPEGAVGTTDLLVTCAATPDGRRVTGIEEVRATAEGVGFVPLYDRGTEGLVPTGRVARGESDLLPALARPDERYADLLAALDARHEWFERLVGDDLTDAERVVTEHARRRGR
- a CDS encoding DUF7310 family coiled-coil domain-containing protein, producing MDPNSKADALVARVDALERALTDGRDLPDLAPEADRAARLAAVETRLDDLDDRLADVEAATRAVRGYVGQVRHADREVERRADAALAAVEELEATLDGAGTDAPLASADATTPAASLATPVTDDDRPDPAVTDGGGARDDADRGIVARLRDALS